The genomic segment CGCGGTTCAGCGAATTTGAGAAAATCGGCAGAAATACGGGGACAAGTGCCTTCATCTGCCGGAAAATGGATCCCTCACCAAACACGGCACCGCGTGCACGCTGGGCATCCATAATTTTCTGCGTTTCATCGAGCAAGTCAGGCACGAATCGCAGGGCGATCGTCAGCATCATTGATAATTCTTCGACAGGAACATGAATGAAACGCAGCGGACGCATCAGAAAGTTAATCCCATCTGTCAGGTCAACCGGTTTGGTTGTTAAGGTCACAACCGTCGTTACGAAAATGATGGTGACAAACCGGGAAAAGATATAGATTGCGTTAATGAGACCGAACTCCGATATGGTGAACGGCCCCCAGTCTACATAGATGTCTCCTCCTGCCGTAAACAGGATCTGAAGGGCAACCGTAAACAGAATCAGCCAGATCAGCGGGCGGACACCGCGCAGGTACGTCCGGAAGCCTGTCCCGGACAGAAACATGACAAGAAATGTAAAAGTCCACAGCAGCAGGAGGCCCTGAATGTTGGTCGCCAGAAAGGTGATGAAGACAAATGCCAGGCCCGAGATCAGTTTCGCACGCGGATCCAGATGATGGATCCGCGAGGCGCCGGGAAAGTACCGGCCAAGGATGAGTTTATTCATACCCGTCCCACCTCGATCAGTGCATCGGTCAGTTCATCTGCAGTCAGACAGACGCGCGGCAGCTTGATTCCGGCACGCTGTTCCAGTTCCAGCTGAAATCTTCTTGCATCCGGCAGATCGAGATGCCAGGCCGCAAGTTGTTCCGTTCGTGAAAACAGCGCGCGTACATCACCGTGAAAGACCACTTCTCCCTTTTCCATAACTACCACAGCATCCGCATCACGGGCCACACTTTCCATATCATGAGTGACAAGCACAACGGTCATCCCCTGCTCATGATTCCACCTGGAAATCAGCGACAGAATCTCCCTTTGCCCGTGCGGATCAAGCCCCGCCGCCGGTTCATCCAGCAGGAGGATATCCGGCTCCGTCGCCAGTACGCCGGCCAGCGCAACCCGTCTCCTCTGACCGCCGGACAGGGAAAACGGTGATTTTCTCAGAAGAACCGGATCCAGTCCGACCTGGCGGATTGCTTTCTCCGCAATTTTTTTCGCCTCGGGCAGCCGGGCACCAAAATTCATCGGACCGAAACAAATATCTTTCTCCACTGTCTCAGCAAAAATCTGTGATTCCGGAAACTGAAAGACGAGGCCGACCCTTTTACGGATTTCTTTCAGTGTTTGTCTGTCATTATCCCGGGAAAAGTGAACGATCCGACGTGTACCCTTCCGGACCCGGGCATCAAAATACCGTCGATCACCTTCAGCAGGCTCGATTTACCCGCGCCTGTCGGACCGACCACAGCTGTAAATGACCCCGAAGGAAGCGTCAGACTGACGTCATTCAGAACCTTCGGGCTGTGGATCGGCCCCAGTATATAATCAGCTGTAATGTGTTCCAGTTTTATTTGCATAACCATTGAACCATTTCATTTTCCGTCATATAATGCCTGGGCGCCCGGCGGCCGTTTTTCAGCAGCAGCCTCCTCAGTCTCTCACTGAACGGGGCTTCCATCTCCATTTCTGTGCTGAAAATCTGTCGTGGTGTGCCGTCGTTGACCAGCCGGCCGTTTTTCAGAACCAGAATGCGGTCACTTTTCGCCGCTTCATTCATATCGTGTGTAATCGAAAGTATGGTCAGCCGCCCGCCCGCGCGGAGCTTCTGCAGTGTGCGGAGCATCTCACGTCTGCTCGCCGGGTCGAGCATCACAAGCGATTCATCCAGAATCAGAATGTCCGGTTTCAGCGCCAGAACACCCGCAATCGCCACGCGCTGTTTCTGACCGCCGGACAGGCGGGATGGGTCGGCTTCCTTCAGTTGTGACAAACCGACGGATTTCAGCGCTTCCTCCACCCTGACTCTCATCTCTTTAACAGGCATATTGATGTTTTCCAGTCCGAAAGCCACATCATCCTGAACCGTTGCGCCGATAAACTGATTATCAGGATTCTGAAAAACAATCCCTGCATGCCTTCTGATCTCCCATTTATTTTCTTCATTGAGTACGACACCTTTGATCCGGATCGTTCCACAGGAAGGCTTAAGCAGACCGACCAAAAGGCGGGCCAGAGTCGATTTTCCGGCGCCGTTATTGCCGATAACCGACAGCCATTCTCCCTGATGGACATCAAAGGAAACAGAAGACAGGGTATTCGCTTTCTCCCTCCTGTCATATTTAAAAGAAACATTCCTGACCTCAATGATTGCCATCTGATTAAAAAACTCCTTTTAAAGGATCACTGCGATGAAAAGCAGCATGGTCAGCGTCCCGTTAACCAGCGCGAGACTTTTCACAGATACGATAAACGTCTTCGATTTGAGCTGCACCCGGCTGAATCTGCGGCAGAGCCTGTACACCGGCACAGCCATCAGCAGTGTGAGCAAAAGGATCGCCGGCAGGATACGCAGGACGATGCAGACGACAATCGCTGCAAATGAAGCGGCGTACAGCCCATTATACAGCTGAATCGCATGGCGTTTACCAATATAATACGGCAGCGTATAGCGGTGATTACTGATGTCTTCTTCCAAGTCGCAGATATTGTTCGCCAGCATAATGTTGGCAATCGTGAAGACGAACGGAAGGGAAACCAGGATCATTTCTAATATTAGCACAATGTCCATGCGGACCTGAATCAGCCGGTCCTGCCAGATCAGATTGACAATGCCCTGATCATAGGCGTTGATATAAACGGCCAGAAAAAGATTGATGAACCCTTCCGTCACGCCCGAAAAAATTTCTCCGAGCGGCATTCTGGAAAGCGGAATCGGTCCAAAGGAATAGAGAATACCAATGGCAAAAGCAGCTGCGCCGAGAAGAAGCAGAACAAGATCCGTCCGGAAGGCAAGCCAGATGCCAAGTCCCGTTGCAATCGAAAACATGATAAGAATGATGGCAACGATCTGCCATTCCGGGACCCCTGCCTGACCGATAATGTTTTTGCGCCTGCGGTAATCGTCTGAAGTGGCCTTTCGAAAATCCATATAATTATTAATAGCTGTTGTGGTCATGACAAAGACGAGTAAAGCGGTAATGAAAATCAGTGTATTGATCGGTCGGAATGTCCCGAAACGATAAAATGCAAGCAGACATCCGGCAATAAACGGGAAAAGGCAGGTCAGTTTCGTCTGGATCTGCACCAGTTCCAGGAACGTACGCAAAGACATCCTTACACCTCCCGGATTTTTCTTCAGAAGAACACAGCGATCATCAGTAAAACAGCGATGGTCCCATTCACCAGAACGAGATTTTTCACAGCCACATTAAAAGTCTGTGATTTCACCTGTTTCTGATTAAATTTCTTCACGAGTCGATAGACCGGCAAAACAACAGGCAGCACGAGCAGCATAATGAGTGGAAGAATCTTCAGCAGAACGCAGGCCAGTATGGCGACAAAGGAAGCCAGATAGAGACCATTGAAGAGCCAGATCGCGTACCGTCTGCCGATATAATAGGGCAGGGTAAACCGATGATTCCTGATGTCGTCATCCAGATCGCAGATATTATTGGCCAGCATGATATTGGAAATGGTAAAAATACAGGGCAGAGAAACCAGGATGATGTCAATAAACTGAATCAGATCTACACGCAGAGTCACGATGGCCCCCTCCCAGACCAGATTGGCAATCCCCTGATCAAAGGCATTGACATAAACGGCCAGAAACAGAATACCGAACCCCATAGTAATCCCGGAAAAGATTTCACCAAGCGGCATTCTGGAAATAGGAATGGGACCGAATGAATACAG from the Sporolactobacillus sp. Y61 genome contains:
- a CDS encoding energy-coupling factor transporter transmembrane component T translates to MNKLILGRYFPGASRIHHLDPRAKLISGLAFVFITFLATNIQGLLLLWTFTFLVMFLSGTGFRTYLRGVRPLIWLILFTVALQILFTAGGDIYVDWGPFTISEFGLINAIYIFSRFVTIIFVTTVVTLTTKPVDLTDGINFLMRPLRFIHVPVEELSMMLTIALRFVPDLLDETQKIMDAQRARGAVFGEGSIFRQMKALVPVFLPIFSNSLNRGEELADIMEVRGYRAECKRSSYRALKWKMKDTVCLLVIVLLAAGFICLNLIYGSFHL
- a CDS encoding ATP-binding cassette domain-containing protein, whose translation is MEPAEGDRRYFDARVRKGTRRIVHFSRDNDRQTLKEIRKRVGLVFQFPESQIFAETVEKDICFGPMNFGARLPEAKKIAEKAIRQVGLDPVLLRKSPFSLSGGQRRRVALAGVLATEPDILLLDEPAAGLDPHGQREILSLISRWNHEQGMTVVLVTHDMESVARDADAVVVMEKGEVVFHGDVRALFSRTEQLAAWHLDLPDARRFQLELEQRAGIKLPRVCLTADELTDALIEVGRV
- a CDS encoding ABC transporter ATP-binding protein — encoded protein: MQIKLEHITADYILGPIHSPKVLNDVSLTLPSGSFTAVVGPTGAGKSSLLKVIDGILMPGSGRVHVGSFTFPGIMTDKH
- a CDS encoding energy-coupling factor transporter ATPase — encoded protein: MAIIEVRNVSFKYDRREKANTLSSVSFDVHQGEWLSVIGNNGAGKSTLARLLVGLLKPSCGTIRIKGVVLNEENKWEIRRHAGIVFQNPDNQFIGATVQDDVAFGLENINMPVKEMRVRVEEALKSVGLSQLKEADPSRLSGGQKQRVAIAGVLALKPDILILDESLVMLDPASRREMLRTLQKLRAGGRLTILSITHDMNEAAKSDRILVLKNGRLVNDGTPRQIFSTEMEMEAPFSERLRRLLLKNGRRAPRHYMTENEMVQWLCK
- the menA gene encoding 1,4-dihydroxy-2-naphthoate polyprenyltransferase, with the translated sequence MSLRTFLELVQIQTKLTCLFPFIAGCLLAFYRFGTFRPINTLIFITALLVFVMTTTAINNYMDFRKATSDDYRRRKNIIGQAGVPEWQIVAIILIMFSIATGLGIWLAFRTDLVLLLLGAAAFAIGILYSFGPIPLSRMPLGEIFSGVTEGFINLFLAVYINAYDQGIVNLIWQDRLIQVRMDIVLILEMILVSLPFVFTIANIMLANNICDLEEDISNHRYTLPYYIGKRHAIQLYNGLYAASFAAIVVCIVLRILPAILLLTLLMAVPVYRLCRRFSRVQLKSKTFIVSVKSLALVNGTLTMLLFIAVIL
- the menA gene encoding 1,4-dihydroxy-2-naphthoate polyprenyltransferase, giving the protein MSLYAFLKLVEIKTKLASLFPLIVGLLFVTYRYNTFKPLNTLIFFGSMVLFDMATTAINNYMDYRKATSEEYRRRENIIGQERIPEWLVVLTILTLVTSATALGIWLVVRTDLIVLLAGMLCFAIGILYSFGPIPISRMPLGEIFSGITMGFGILFLAVYVNAFDQGIANLVWEGAIVTLRVDLIQFIDIILVSLPCIFTISNIMLANNICDLDDDIRNHRFTLPYYIGRRYAIWLFNGLYLASFVAILACVLLKILPLIMLLVLPVVLPVYRLVKKFNQKQVKSQTFNVAVKNLVLVNGTIAVLLMIAVFF